TCTCCGCAGTCCTGCAACGGGGGCTCCTGCGGGCGCGCGGGCCCAGCTCTCGTGGTCCTCGAGTAGGCGCCATCCGTCCAGCTCCGTTAGCCTTCCTCCCGGAATCACGACGAGTCGTCTTCCCGGAGGTGCTCATGAAGCATCGATCCATCGTGTGGGGGATCGTTCTGGTCGTCGCGACCTGCGGCGCCACACCTTCCAAGGCTCCCGCTACGAAACAAGCAGACATCCGCAAGCTGATGGACATGGTCGGCGTCTCGAGCCTCGCCCTGCAGATGGCCGAAATCTGGACGCAGTCGGCGTTCCAGGCCCTGAAAGCTGCGGACCCCGGGGTGCCTGAGCGTGCCGCGGAGGTGATTCAACGCGAGGTGCGCGACGTCATGGCGAGCAGGATCGAGGGCCCGAACGGATTCACGAGTCAGATCATCCCCATCTACGACAAGCACTTCACCCATCAGGAGATCAAGGATCTGATGACGTTCTACGGATCGCCCACGGGCAAGAAGGCCATTGCGGTCCTGCCCCAGGTGATGAGCGAGTCCGCGGCGCTGGGTCAGAAGTGGGGGGAGTCCATGGCTCCCGAGATGGACCAGCGGATCAGAGCGGCGCTGCGAAAGGAGAACCTGATCCCTTAGCTTGGGCTCACCGCCGTCGTGCTTACCCACTGCGCTGATTCAGGGCCCTGCTCGAAGGCGCTGATCCACCGGGACTACATCCTCGGCTTCTTCATGCTCGGGATGCTCGGATTCCACTAGGGCGGTGGGAACGAATCGGTCCACGCCGTGTCGGGAGGCACTTCCGTCGTCTCGGGCTCGGCGGGCTCCAGGGGTTGGGGCGCGTCCGCCTCCACCTGCTCGTAGAACGTGTCGGGCACGGCGAGCATCGCCGAATCCGCGTAGAGCGAGTCGAACTCGCTGCCGTACCACGGCGCGTTGTCCAGGCACGCCATCACGGGGGAGGTGCCGCGCAGGAAAGGCACGTTCATCGCCGTGCAGGACGTGTCGGCCAGCAAGCCCGTCCACGGCTCGATGTCGGTCCACTCCAGCTCGGCATCGGAGGCGAAGGGTGTGGGTGGGAAGCCGGCCAGCATCCGCTTCACGATCCCAGCCCACACCGGAATCGCAGCCTGCGTCGCCGGACGCCCGAGACTCGCCGGCCTGTCGTATCCGATCCATACACCCGCGACGATGTGGGGCGTGAAGCCGACGAACCAGGCGTCGTGGAAGTCGTTCGTGGTTCCGGTCTTTCCACCGACCGGGCGGTCGAAGCCGTACCAGCCGCGGAGCGGCATGGCGACGCCGTAGCGCACCACGTTCTGCAGCAGGCCCGTCATGAGCGCGGCGATCCCCGGCGGGATCGCGTCCGCCCCCGGCTCGCCCCGCCACTCGAGCGCCTCCCCGCGCGCATCGACGATCGCGCGAATCGGGGTCGGCGCATGACGCATCCCCCCGGCGGCGAAGACGGCGAACGCGCTGGTCAGCGCCAGCGGCGTGACCTCGTTGGTGCCGAGCCCGATGCTCTGCACCGCTTTCAGGCGACCGAGCCCGAAGGCTTCGGCGGTGCGCGCCACCTCCGAAGGCCCGATGGCATCGACCAGGTTGGTCGTCGCGACGTTGAGCGAGAGCGCCAGCGCCTGAGCCAGCGTCACCGACTCGTGATAGTTGTCCGCGAAATTCCTCGGCTTCCACGCCCATCGGCCACGCCCGAACACGCGTGGCGAGTCGGAGACGGTCGAGGCCGGCGTGAAGCTCGCGCCCCCGCCTCCCATGAACGCGGTGGCGTAGACGATCGGCTTGATGGCGGAGCCGGTCTGGCGGCGCGCCTGGTAGGCGCGGTTGAAGTCGCCGGGGTCCGGATCGCGGCCACCGACCATGGCGGTGACGGCGCCGGTATTGGCATCCAGTGCGACGAACGCTCCCTGGAGGCCGCGGCGTCCCATGCCGGATTCGAGCTGCCACAAGCCCGAGCGCAGGGAAGCCTCGGCCGTCGCCTGCCACGCCGGGTCCATGGTCGTGAACACCGAAAGTCCCCATGACTGCGCCGCCCGCTTGGACAGCCGCCGCGCGAGGATCTCCCGCACCCAGCCCCCGTAGGAGACGAACCGTCGCGGCGCGGTCTTTCCGCGCTGCACGCCGAGCGGGAGCGCCCGCAAACGCGCCGCCTCGGCGGCCTCGAGCCGCTTGCTCTCCACCATGTCGTCGAGCACGTCGTTGCGCATCTCCATCGCGAGGTCGGCATGGGTGAATGGGTCGAGCGAGTTCGGCGCGCGGATCATCGCGGCCAGCAGCGCGCCGTGGTGGATCTGGAGCGAGTCGACCGGACGATCGAAGTACCAGCGCGCGGCCTCGGCGATGCCGCCGATTCCCGCGTCGCTCGCCTGACCCCAGTAGACCGAGTTCAGATACATCTCGAGGATCTTCTCCTTGGAGAGCAGCACCTCCAGGCCGACGGCGAGCATCGCCTCGCGCAGCTTGCGGCCGTACGTCCGCTCGTTGCCGAGGAACAGTCCGCGTGCGAGCTGCTGAGTGATGGTGCTTCCGCCCTCGCGGATCTCGCCGGCCTTGACGTTGGTGACGATGGCGCGCGCACCGGCCTTTGGATCGATGCCGAAGTGGGTGTCGAAGCGGCGGTCCTCCGATGCGATGATCGCGTTCTGGACGGCCTTCGG
This sequence is a window from Candidatus Eisenbacteria bacterium. Protein-coding genes within it:
- a CDS encoding DUF2059 domain-containing protein, which encodes MKHRSIVWGIVLVVATCGATPSKAPATKQADIRKLMDMVGVSSLALQMAEIWTQSAFQALKAADPGVPERAAEVIQREVRDVMASRIEGPNGFTSQIIPIYDKHFTHQEIKDLMTFYGSPTGKKAIAVLPQVMSESAALGQKWGESMAPEMDQRIRAALRKENLIP
- a CDS encoding transglycosylase domain-containing protein, which translates into the protein MTLRRLLIAVAALLAVIVVFLLVRFAVEVHAFETLQAEGPAWGFPSRIYSADLPLVKGRVLPLPYLQAELHVRGYTRVSGTPRRPGTWATVQGGALIFLRGFLDAPDPRGQGGPERVRLWLDDSMVVAVRRYGGLPGAPPPDTSAPRLEPMLVSMMLGERNVRRSWVPLERVPKAVQNAIIASEDRRFDTHFGIDPKAGARAIVTNVKAGEIREGGSTITQQLARGLFLGNERTYGRKLREAMLAVGLEVLLSKEKILEMYLNSVYWGQASDAGIGGIAEAARWYFDRPVDSLQIHHGALLAAMIRAPNSLDPFTHADLAMEMRNDVLDDMVESKRLEAAEAARLRALPLGVQRGKTAPRRFVSYGGWVREILARRLSKRAAQSWGLSVFTTMDPAWQATAEASLRSGLWQLESGMGRRGLQGAFVALDANTGAVTAMVGGRDPDPGDFNRAYQARRQTGSAIKPIVYATAFMGGGGASFTPASTVSDSPRVFGRGRWAWKPRNFADNYHESVTLAQALALSLNVATTNLVDAIGPSEVARTAEAFGLGRLKAVQSIGLGTNEVTPLALTSAFAVFAAGGMRHAPTPIRAIVDARGEALEWRGEPGADAIPPGIAALMTGLLQNVVRYGVAMPLRGWYGFDRPVGGKTGTTNDFHDAWFVGFTPHIVAGVWIGYDRPASLGRPATQAAIPVWAGIVKRMLAGFPPTPFASDAELEWTDIEPWTGLLADTSCTAMNVPFLRGTSPVMACLDNAPWYGSEFDSLYADSAMLAVPDTFYEQVEADAPQPLEPAEPETTEVPPDTAWTDSFPPP